In Camelus ferus isolate YT-003-E chromosome 21, BCGSAC_Cfer_1.0, whole genome shotgun sequence, the DNA window AACAAACAAAAGGCAGCAGCgtattccctccccctcccaccaacacacacacccttggCCAAGACCCGGGCCAACGAATGCTTAGCTGATGATCCAGACAGAATTCAGTCCTtgctggggatggggggagggagcAGTTAGGCAGTTTTGGAAACCTTTCTGGCAGAGGTGTATGTAGAGCAAGGTTGGATGgaagggtggaggaggcagggcgAGGTGTGAAGGTGCTTGAGGTATGGGGAGGGGTTTATGTGAAAGCCACGGAGGATGAGATGGGACAAGAGGATCCATGAGCTTACATGAGGAAGCAGGGTGAGCCAGCACATTCTACATTATAGGATGGTTGTGCAGAGACCTGAGAGATCTGTTTTTCACCTTAGAAGAAGCTTTGAGTGGTAGTTGGATCCTTGAAAGGGCTGAGGACAGGTGAGATGTGGTTGGAATTAATGATGCATACTCCTCTTCAGGGCCCTGGGCCTCTAACGCCTGGCTTTCCTGGCTTTAGGATCCAAGCAGTACAGTGCAGCCATTGCCTTCACCCTAGCTCTCTTCTCCCACCTCGTCAATCACGTCAACATACGGCTGCAGGCTGAGCTGGAAGAGGGCGAGAATCCCGTTCCGGCATTCCAGAGTGATGGCACAGGTGCAGGAAAGGGGGAGGTTGTGACTGGAAAGGTTATCTTGGGGTGTGGGGGTCATGGAAGGGGAACTCAGGTGTGGTGTGGGAGGTGCTGTCGAAGAGCATCTTCCAGTGTTCCGGTTCCAGTTTGTCCCTAGGCCTCCTGACCATCCTCTTTCCACAGATGAACCAGAGTCCAAGGAACccttggagaaggaggaggagccaggtCCTGAGCCTCCTCCTGCAGCACCTCAAGTGGGCGAGGTCAGAAAGAGCCGGAAGTTCTCCCGCCTCTCCTgtctccgccgccgccgccacccccCCAAAGCTGGTGATGACAGTGACCTGAGTGAAGGCTTTGAATCAGACTCCAGCCATGACTCTGCCCGGGTCAGCGAGGGCTCAGACAGTGGCTCTGACAAGAGTCTTGAAGGTGGGGGAACAGCCTTTGATGCTGAGTCAGATTCAGAAATGAACAGCCAAGAGTCCCGATCAGACCTGGAAGATATGGAGGATGAGGAAGGGACACGGTCCCCAGCCCTGGAGCCGCCTCGGGCCAGGTCAGAGGCTCCCGAATCCCTCAATGGCCCACTGGGCCCCAGTGAGGCCAGCATTGCCAGCAATCTACAAGCCATGTCCACTCAGATGTTCCAGACTAAACGCTGCTTCCGACTGGCACCCACCTTTAGCaacctgctcctccagcccaccACTGAAGCTCCCACCTTGGCCAGCCACAGGCCCTGCGTCAACGGGGATGTGGACAAGCCTTCACAGCCAGGTATTTGGGCCTGTCTTCATCTGGCTCTGGTCCCTATCTCCGTACCATCAGCACTCACTGAGAGAGGCTTCTTTCCTCTCTATTCTAGTACGTCTCACCCTCACCGCCTTACCTTTGGCCTCTGCCTGTAGTGTGGCCCAGAAGTTTTCTGTGGGACTCCCCTCTCCTGCTCACTTCCTCATTCTCAGTTCCCAATCGATTTCATGGTCTTCATCCCGTCCGACTCCACCTTGCTTGTGGGTTTGGGGCTTTCCTCCCACATGACACTGCAGCTGCAGCTCCCTTCCCTGCCATCCCAGGTCTTGCCAGGGCTTGTGGAAACTAGAAAAACCAGCACCCACCAGGGCAGGCAGATTAGAGTGAGACTTACTTCCTGAGGTACTTCCCTTAAGGTGCAAAGCACCTGGTGAGCAGCATCGAGCATTTGCAATGTCTGCTCTTTGCCAAGTGCAAGGCTGGACTTTTTTTGAGTCTTGTCGTACTTAACTTTTCACAGCAGTCTTGTGGTGAGTTATCCCTATTCTAAGTGCTGTCCTTACCTCCAAGCTTCTGTGCATGGTGCTCCTTTGGTCAGGAacatatttttcctcctttgcccTGAAGCTGTTGCTTGGCTAATTCTCACTTGCTGTCTAGATCTTAGCTTAAAAGTCGCTTGTTCTGGGAGTCCTCCAAGGGTAGGCTTCCTGTGGGCTCCTGCAGCCTGTGCACGTCCACAGCTTCAAGCCCTTTCCCACTCAAGTGACAATGTCTGTTAACTTGTCTGTCTCCTCACCTACACTGTGAGCCTCTTGAGAGCAGGACAGTCTGTGTTTTGTctcttgctgtatcctcagtaCTTACAGTGCCTGGCTCGTGGGTGGGACTTAggaaatactgaatgaatgaaagcaatgAGGAAGCTGATGCTCAGAGGTGAAATAAGACGTGCTCAGTGTTCTGACCTGCAGACTGGAGGAGCTAGGAGTTGGAAGtagttcttttcatcttgtaccccttttctccctccctatAGCCcccttctgtctgtctgccttgCCTTTTGCACAGAATAAGCGCATCATAAATATCGGTTGAGGGAATAGCTGTAGACCTCACAAATTAGCTTGAGTCTGAAAGaatcatatattttttgttgttgtttttggtttggggtttttttgggggagggtggcaaTTAagtttaacagaggtactggggattcaacccaggacctcgtgcgtgctaagcgctcagtctaccactgagctattccctcccgtCTTGaaagaatcatattttaaaaggcacCTGGCTCTTGGCTTAAAAGCAGTCAGTGGGCCTAGAAAAATTAAGCAGGGGCctaattcctttcttttcacattagaATTCTTCAGAAAAGTCCAGGCAGTTTGGGGCATGCTCCCTGCACAGTGTCATTCATCCCAGTTCTCTatcacccacccccagcctctgaaGAAGGCTCTGAGTCAGAAGGAAGTGAGTCGAGTGGGCGCTCCTGTCGTAATGAGCGCAGCATCCAGGAGAAGCTGCAAGTCCTGATGGCCGAAGGCCTGCTTCCTGCTGTGAAAGTCTTCCTGGACTGGCTGCGGACCAACCCTGACCTCATCATTGTGTGTGCGCAGGTGTGTCACTCTGCTCCAGCTGCCCTCTGTCAGGTGCCAGGGTGTTAGGGAAGGGTGCCAGCCAGGATGGGGCATGGGAGTCCCCTCAGATGGTCTAGTCAAGCCAAAGTTACTGTCAAGCACGTGCTCTGTGCTGGCTCCTTAGGCTTTTTCCAGAACAAGGATTAGGCATAACCTTTGCCCTCAAAAAGcctgtggctggggctgggatACAAACTTTGTGGACTGGGAAGGTGAAGGCCCTGCTTATTCTGCTTTGTGTCCCCCACGCCAGGCATAATTGCTGCCATCATGAGTAATGTTGTTGAAAGTATGTGTTTGAGGGTTAACCTCGGTAGGTAAACACTGGAGTCCCGAGAGGGGAGAGCACTGAGTGGTGACAGGAGAGATGGGACTAGGAAGTGCAGGATGTTCAGACAAGGGGTCAGCATTGTGGGCAGGGAAACGGCTTAAAGAGACTCCTGCCGCTGGAGGCAGTGGTGTCAGGCAGGCTGCAGTGGAGGCTGGCTGGGGCGATGgtggccttctcctcctcctcctgttctcAGGTTCAGAGTCTCAGTCTTGAGCCTCTGGTGCCCTGAGGCTTTTCTGTGATGTTGCTTTATTCCAGGGGCACAGCTGTCTGCTGTGGAAGACCCTTTTCCCTTCAGGTCACCCTCTTCCCTAAACGAGACAGTTTGGGTCAGGGCCAGGCACACCCTTGGGTGTGTGCTTGTGCCTGATGACAGCTAGTTAATCATTGTTGGTCATCAAGGGGTGTGGTGAAGATGGAGGTGGGGGGCGCGTCCCTGGAGAGGCGGCCCAGTGTGGGCACGTGAGGGCCGAAAGGAAAAATTTGTGCTGGATGGGGAGAAGCCTCCTGCAACACCAGCTTTTTCCATTACCAAGATCCAGAGAGTCCTTCCTGCAGTCTCACCCCCTCCCTTTACATGAAGCCTTCAGCTGGTGATGAAGTTCAGCAAGGCTCCGTGgtcctccttctttcttccttattttccaaGTCCTTCACGAGCCCCCCTTGGgctcttttgttaatttttgtatcaAATGCATCTAGGCCTGTGGCCATAGCCAGATGCCCCCCAAATATAATGTTTTTCTTGCTTGCTGCCATCCTCTAGCACTGCCCCAGCTGAAGGCCTCCTCTTTTTGTTCCCCAAGAGCTCTCAAAGTCTGTGGAACCGCCTGTCTGTGTTGCTGAACCTGTTGCCAGCTGCTGGCGAACTCCAAGAGTCTGGTGAGTGAGTTCCTGGcactgccctcccttcccctctccctcacgGGCCTCACGAAACCCACCATCCCCCCTTCCTGGTAACCTGGTCCTTGGGGTAAGGAGGTTAATGGGATTCACTGCCCAGCCTCCCTGACACACAGCAGTCATTGTGGTCTGGGCCTCTCTGGTTTCCACCCCTGACACTGCCCCACTGTAGGCAGGTAGCCTGCTCTGCCAGGGAGTGTGCTCCCTGGGGAAGGCAGTGGAGTGGACAAGAACgagggaggggagcctgggagccagCACCAGTTGCCGATGTGGCACCAGTACCTTCGTCACTGAGAATTGGCCTTGACCGTCAGAGCTCATCTGTCTCATTCATCTCCTCCTACCACCTTCCAGCTGGAAATCTACCTTCTCCCACCTCTGGGCTCACCCGAGGGTGATCCATTCCTTTTCCTCCAGAGTCCCTCCGCTCACAGCCATCCTAGTGTGATTGTCTCCACTGTCAGGGAGCCGTCCCCGTGTAAGCTGTCCTTACTCTCCCCACCTGCTCTGCTTCTCTAACCCTTCCAGCTCTGGGCTCCTAGAGTTCTGCCTGATGGCCTGTGAGCTGTCTCTCCTGtcctcccccaaacctccccctaccTTCTGTCCAAGGGGTATGTCCTGTCTCACAGCCTGGGAATTCCCAAAGGGAAGAGCTGTGTACCTCTGACTGGGGCTCCCACAAGGCAGGTAGGTCTCATGTGTCCTCTttctccccaggcctggccctgtgTTCTGAGGTCCAGGATCTCCTTGAAGGTTGTGAACTGCCTGACCTCCCATCTAGCCTGCTGCTCCCAGAGGACATGGCGCTCCGCAACCTGCCTCCCCTCCGGGCTGCCCACAGGCGCTTTAACTTTGACACGGATCGGCTCCTGCTCAGCCCTTTAGAGGAGGTGAGGAGAGCATTTCTCACGTCACAAGCTCTGTTGTTAGTCAGACTCAGCGGCAAAGCAGGGGCTCGGGGCTGCAGAGGGCCAGCAGGCACCCCTCCTTCCATCCAGACAGGGAGTGTGTCCCTGGGGCTGCAGCTGTGAGCGCTTCTTCACTCAGTGGGCCATTTgggcttcctttccttcttggcAGGGTGTCCTCCCACAGGTCTGCCGTTGGTGTCTTCCTTTGTAGAACAAACTTCCTTCCTTTTCGCCACCTTTTGTAGAGGACAGAAGAAGCAGATTATTAGGACTTTGAAATCTTTATCggtcttttctctcttctgggcCCAGCTTCCTCTAAGCTGACCACCAAACAATCAGAGAAAGTTAGAGCTGGAAGGGCATGTGCTACCCACTTAGTCTGGTGACCTTCACCCTTGAGTCAGTGTCACCACATGGGCCATCTGGGGGCAGCAGAGGAAAGCCAGGCAGacaggcctccctgcccctgtccctgagacacacatacacaccgcCTCCGCCGCCCCGCCTCCCccttggtttctctctctccagccagaGTCGCTTGGCTTTAGTCTGTTTCATGTTTTAGGGTTCTAGATAAGATTTTTGTCTGTTGGAAAAAGAAGAGCTTTGCTGATCAAAAACGTAAGCTGGAAATAGTGATCTGGTTTGTCCtctcattttacacataaggaactgagactcagaggagaGGGACAGCATAAGGACCCAGGTCTCATCactcccagcccagtgccctgcTCTTCTCAGCCCCGAGTCCTACTTCTCTAGTCCTCGTAGGAGTCTCCTTGCCCTCCTTGCTTGTTCCTTTGTGGCAGCTGGAGGCTCTGGGCTGTGGTGCTCCTCTTTTCCGCCCCACAGACCAGAAGCCTTTCCGAGGAGCCCGTTTGCTGAGGCAGCTGGGCTGGCGGAGAGGCAGGTGGCGGGGAGTCCCGGTGGGCGGGTGGGCCTGCGGCGCCCTGCTCATTGGGCTGCTCCCATCTCTCCCCACAGACGGTCGTGCGCATCTGCTGCATCCGCAGCTTTGGCCACTTTGTTGCTCGCCTGCAAGGTAGCATCCTGCAGTTCAACCCAGAGGTCGGCATCTTCGTCAGCATCGCCCAGTCCGAGCAGGAGAGCCTGCTGCAGCAGGCCCAGGCCCAGTTCCGCATGGTGAGTCAGGCCTTCGCTCCCTCCACTCTGCTCCCATGGGCTTAAGTGTGCTGGTGGGCCTCGACTGAAGGTCAGTGGGACTAGGGAAACAGCCTAGGGAGAGGAGGCCAGGGACGGAGCTAAGGGCTGATAGGGAGTGAGAGGTGCTTTGAGCAGGGGCAGCCTGGCACTGGGGCTATATCTAGACTGACTGGGGGTGGATGGCCATCTCTGTCCTCTACTAGTCTGAgttgagcaagttgcttaaccttgctaagcctgtttcttcatcactTATGTAGGAATAGAGTCAGCTTTATGGGCTTGTTGTGACGATGGAATTATAGCAAATGTCAGGCTCTGCATGTTGCATTATGGAGTGTGTGTGCTCAGCAAAagcttttcccttcccttttagAAGGGTGAAGCCTGGGGAGTGGAAGGGAGTGGAGGGATCCTGGCATTAGATACCATGCAGGAACCCTCCCATCCCACGGAAGCCCCAGAGAATAGGAGGTGGCATGTGTTACCTCTTACCCATTCAGTCACTCATTCCACAGATGTTTATTAAgagtctgctgtgtgccagacccgTCCGTATCCTAGGCATGGGTCACAGCAACATACAAGATAGGTCTTTCTCTCGTGGGGCTACTTGGGTTCTGCAGTGgggcctgcagccctgggcatGTCGTTCTTCCAGGCTGAGTGGCACCAGCGCATTTGAGGGAATGGTGTCTGGCACGGGAGGCATGTCCCGTGTGTCTTGGCAGGCCTCAGGGGTTCTTCATCTCATGCCCCGTattcttcccttccccagccccaggctcccctACCTCTCTGAGCACCCGCTTCCTGCGGACGTTCTGCTTGATGGGAAGGGGCACAGACTCCCCAGAAACTCCCTTCCTTGCTGCCTTAAAAGTCAGCACATTTTGTTAAAAACTAACCTTTTGTGTTAAGACTTTTATTGCTGTTCCATAGGGGAAAACACAGGGggttacaaaaataattatggGGAAGTTACACAGCTTCAAAAAATGTTAGAGTTTGCAGGCATTTCCTCTGGCCTAAAGCTCCCGAAGACTCCTTTCTCGCGGGTGGGGGAGGGAACACCTGAAGCCCCTCTGGTGTGGTGCCGGACGCCACAGGCCGTGCTGGACTCGGGCCACACTGCCTGCCGGGGCTGCCGCCTGCCCTCCCTGAGTCACGTTTCCAGCCCGAGGAGCTTGttccccagcagcagcagcatggtCCCTGCCTTATAACCATCTCCTATCATTTAGCAAGAGCTTTCTCTCTGTAAAGCTGCTTTGCATGCGACACCTCATTTAACCCTTGCAGCAGCCCCGTGAAGGGTGCTTGCACCCTCAGTTTACAGATGACGAAGCTCAGAATGACAAAGGGAGGTATCAGTGGTAGAGCCAGGGCTCTGGAATTGGAAGGACCAGGCTCTTGTCCTTGTTCTAAGCTGTTGTAGGAGTTTAGCTTCTCTGCAGGCCAGGGGGGCTCTCTGGGCTCTGGTGTCTGCCTGGTTTAGGGACCCTGTCTTTTCTGATGAGACCTCAGGTTTTCCCTGAGGAACACAGAGGCCCACACCTCTGAGCTGCTGGGTTTCAGAGCCTAAGCTTAGTGCAGCTCCCCTCCTGTGGGTCCAGGTGATCCCCACTCACCTGCACTGGTTCTCTGGGGGCACTTACCCAACTACACCCATCCCCCTCTCTCAGACACAGGCTTCACGATTCCAGTTGTAGCCTCAAAGTCAGATTCCTGGGCTTGAGTTCTACAGTGAGAAGAGGGGAAGCTTGTCCTCGGTGCTCCTGTTCCTTACCAGTCTGCCAGTGGGGCCTGTGAGAAGATGGCTCTCACCTGGGCTCTGgtcttctgcctccctttccttcttctacCAGAGTTTCTCTAAGGGGACACTCCTGGCATTTTGTGCAGGACCATTCTTTGTTGTGTAGGACTCTGCAGGGAGGTAGCAGGTGGATGTTGCATAACCACAGTAtaattatcaaaactaagaaattaggATTGCTACAACACTATTAACTATAGACTTTATTCgtatttcattagtttttctacaaatgtctattttattttccaggatTCCACATTACATTTGATAGTTAATGTCTCATTATTAAAGActcctttccttgtcttttatgaTCTTGACATTTCTTAAGAGTATTGGTCAGTTGTTGTATAGTGTGTCCCTCAGTTTTGCTTTGTCTGGTGTCGTCTTATGAGTACAGTGAGATTATGTACTCCAggtgaatattttaaagcatcacTTTGATGATGCCACTTTGCTTGTCAAAGAGCCTTTAGTGGCTCCCCATATCTTTTAGGATAAGTCGCCATTCTTAACCTCATCTTTTAGATTGTATTAAGGAATTTGGACTTAATAGtccagaagacaaaagaaaaccatcaaaggACTTTCAGTCAAGGCCATGGTAGACATCAGATGGCTTTTGAAAGCTTGCCTTGGTTGCAGGCAGAGAAAATGGATGGGGTTAGAGCCAGAGGCCAGTCAGGAGGTGGTTATAATAGTCAAGGTGGGAGGggtttgaatgatttttttgaggaactacaaCTGACAGGACTGAGAGGCTGATAGCTTCTGGggctgagagagagggaaaagtcaAAGCCAACTAGCTTCCTGACTTGGGCAGATGGTGGTTTATATAGCAAGTTGGGGAACAACAGAGGACGAGAAGCCAGTTTTGAGGAGCAGATGGGGCTGTCAAATAGGCAGTTGGGTATGTAGGTCTGGAATTCAAGGGGTCAGGTCTGGGCTGAAGCTGTAGGTTTTGGAAGAAGTTGATAGGTAGATGGTGATAGAAAGTGAGGGGGTGCATGGATGGTATCCCCTGGGAAGGAGGACGGATTGAGAAGAGCAGAGATGGAGCCCTGAGGCACAGCCATGTGCTGTCACTTCTGCTGATGGAACGTATTTAGATGGCACCCATGCCTCCTTTCTCCTCACTTAGCAGGAGTGGTAGAGAGTTGACTTTATATGAAGCTGTACCTATTTCAGACCCTAGGAATCCCTCTTGGTCTTCTTGATTCCTTCTGGAGAAAGGAATATTCCCCCAGCTCCTCGTCCCGAGCTTAGCACCTGGTTTCCCCTCGCAGGCACAGGAGGAAGCTCGGCGGAACAGGCTGATGAGAGACATGGCCCAGCTACGACTTCAGGTAGGAAGTCTGGAGCCAGCGCTCCTTCTGCTCTTGATCTGGTTATTGCCTAAAGCCCCTGGCACATCCTCacccctccagctgcagccctcGCTCTGTCTATtatgtccctctgtccctccaccTTGCCCTCTCGGTGCTGACTTGTCACTGAGCCTTCATGCTCTCTTTCTGCCTtcagttctctttctcttccttctctttctctttcccatatCCTTGTTTCTGTCTACTTTTCCTACGAGGCCATTTGTAGAAGGGGCCCCCTGCTCCCCTTGGCAGCAGGAGGAGCCCCATAAGAGCCACCTCGAGTACAATTCTTCCCCTACTCAGGCTGCGGCCCCACACGGCTCTACCCACTCTGCCTTCTCTCACCAGCTCGAGGTCTCCCAGCTGGAAGGGAGCCTGCAGCAGCCCAAGGCCCAATCAGCAATGTCTCCCTACCTCGTCCCTGACACCCAGGccctctgccaccacctccctCTCATCCGCCAGCTGGCCACCAGTGGCCGCTTCATTGTCATCATCCCAAGGACAGGTAAGCACATTagaggggtggggtgtgggcagAGAGTATGTTTAAAAGAGACTCTGGCTTGAGATTGAGACCTTTACTTACGGCCCAGTTTATACACAGTGGCCTTGGTCAAGTCCTAccatctctctgaacctcagtcatttcatctgtaaagtgggcatgaCAATCTCTGTTAAACCCTGACTCAAGATGGTTGGGagaaatagatgagaaaatcTAAGTGACAGTAGTTGGTAAGGTGCCAAATACATTCGTGGCAGAAGGTCAGTCTTTGCAGGAACTTCAGGATTCCTGTGGGAGCCATGGCCCCTTCTTTTCCTGCAGCGTGTCCTGGAGCAGGTGCAGATGTTTCTGCAGGGCCCCATGTCACAGCAGCCCGAGCTCATCTGTTttgtccttcccccacccccaccttgcccACCAGTGATCGATGGCCTGGACTTGCTGAAGAAGGAACACCCAGGGGCTCGGGATGGGATTCGATACCTGGAGGCAGAGTTTAAAAAAGGGAACAGGTGAGTGCAGGCTGGCTGGACCTGTGCTCAGCCCAGACAGCAAATGCATATGTGTTCCTTGTGTAAGACACATGCTCGTGGTCCCAGCTCGCAGTTGGCTCACTGTCTAGGGAGGGAGGCCAAAGACTATTAGAAATCAAGGTCTTAGGTGCATAAGTAGATGGTGATTGGAAGAGCCAGGAGCCCTGTCAGGGAGCACCAACCTGCCAGTCCATTTACCTTTGGGGCAAACATGAGATCATTgtcactggggagaggggagcaaacCACTGACTCCAGGCTGTGGGCTCTTTTGCAGGAGTTTCTCCTCCTTTAGGTGATCAGGTTGACCAGGGTGGGAGCGCCTTCATCGGGGCTGTCCAGGGGCTTCCTACCTCCCATGAAGCCATGTGGGGGGAACGGATGGCAGTGTGTAGGTGCTCAGCCTAGCAGTCTATAGCCTTTGGGGCCAGAAGAGGACTAGGCATTCGTGTCCCATCTAgggtgccaaaaaaaaaaagaagaagaagaagaggactAGGCAGTCtgtgcagggaagagagagaaagcttcccctctccctgctggccgGCCCACCCCTCTCTGCATCTGCCCTTGCCTGGCCAGGAAGCTGCACAAAGCCTGCTTGTTTGGACCGTGTCTCCAGAAGCACTGACTTGAAAAGCATctgctgcctctctcctcccagctcctcccccggGAGGAACCAAAAAGTTGATGTTATCAGGAGGAAAAGCGAGCCGGGCTCAGCAGCCAGGAAGCCACTTCAAAATCGCTCCAAACAGACCTGTGTTGGGGAAGATgcacccccctccacctcccataAAACTGGGTCCCCTGCGCCACAATGGCCCGCTTTATGTGAGgtgccctccctctcctctgccccccacctccactctctTGTCTCCTTTGCAGGTACATTCGCTGccagaaggaggtggggaagagct includes these proteins:
- the SMG5 gene encoding protein SMG5 isoform X1, translated to MSQGPPTGESSEPEAKVLHTKRLYRAVVEAVHRLDLILCNKTAYQEVFKPENISLRNKLRELCVKLMFLHPVDYGRKAEELLWRKVYYEVIQLIKTNKKHIHSRSTLECAYRTHLVAGIGFYQHLLLYIQSHYQLELQCCIDWTHVTDPLIGCKKPVSASGKEMDWAQMACHRCLVYLGDLSRYQNELAGVDTELLAERFYYQALSVAPQIGMPFNQLGTLAGSKYYNVEAMYCYLRCIQSEVSFEGAYGNLKRLYDKAAKMYHQLKKCETRKLSPSKKRCKDIKRLLVNFMYLQSLLQPKSSSVDSELTSLCQSVLEDFNLCLFYLPSSPNLSLASEDEEEYESGYAFLPDLLIFQMVIICLMGVHSLKRAGSKQYSAAIAFTLALFSHLVNHVNIRLQAELEEGENPVPAFQSDGTDEPESKEPLEKEEEPGPEPPPAAPQVGEVRKSRKFSRLSCLRRRRHPPKAGDDSDLSEGFESDSSHDSARVSEGSDSGSDKSLEGGGTAFDAESDSEMNSQESRSDLEDMEDEEGTRSPALEPPRARSEAPESLNGPLGPSEASIASNLQAMSTQMFQTKRCFRLAPTFSNLLLQPTTEAPTLASHRPCVNGDVDKPSQPASEEGSESEGSESSGRSCRNERSIQEKLQVLMAEGLLPAVKVFLDWLRTNPDLIIVCAQSSQSLWNRLSVLLNLLPAAGELQESGLALCSEVQDLLEGCELPDLPSSLLLPEDMALRNLPPLRAAHRRFNFDTDRLLLSPLEETVVRICCIRSFGHFVARLQGSILQFNPEVGIFVSIAQSEQESLLQQAQAQFRMAQEEARRNRLMRDMAQLRLQLEVSQLEGSLQQPKAQSAMSPYLVPDTQALCHHLPLIRQLATSGRFIVIIPRTVIDGLDLLKKEHPGARDGIRYLEAEFKKGNRYIRCQKEVGKSFERHKLKRQDADAWTLYKILDSCKQLTLAQGAGEEDPSGMVTIVTGLPLDSPSTLSGPMQAALQAAAHASVDIKNVLDFYKQWKEIG
- the SMG5 gene encoding protein SMG5 isoform X2, producing MSQGPPTGESSEPEAKVLHTKRLYRAVVEAVHRLDLILCNKTAYQEVFKPENISLRNKLRELCVKLMFLHPVDYGRKAEELLWRKVYYEVIQLIKTNKKHIHSRSTLECAYRTHLVAGIGFYQHLLLYIQSHYQLELQCCIDWTHVTDPLIGCKKPVSASGKEMDWAQMACHRCLVYLGDLSRYQNELAGVDTELLAERFYYQALSVAPQIGMPFNQLGTLAGSKYYNVEAMYCYLRCIQSEVSFEGAYGNLKRLYDKAAKMYHQLKKCETRKLSPSKKRCKDIKRLLVNFMYLQSLLQPKSSSVDSELTSLCQSVLEDFNLCLFYLPSSPNLSLASEDEEEYESGYAFLPDLLIFQMVIICLMGVHSLKRAGSKQYSAAIAFTLALFSHLVNHVNIRLQAELEEGENPVPAFQSDGTDEPESKEPLEKEEEPGPEPPPAAPQVGEVRKSRKFSRLSCLRRRRHPPKAGDDSDLSEGFESDSSHDSARVSEGSDSGSDKSLEGGGTAFDAESDSEMNSQESRSDLEDMEDEEGTRSPALEPPRARSEAPESLNGPLGPSEASIASNLQAMSTQMFQTKRCFRLAPTFSNLLLQPTTEAPTLASHRPCVNGDVDKPSQPASEEGSESEGSESSGRSCRNERSIQEKLQVLMAEGLLPAVKVFLDWLRTNPDLIIVCAQSSQSLWNRLSVLLNLLPAAGELQESGLALCSEVQDLLEGCELPDLPSSLLLPEDMALRNLPPLRAAHRRFNFDTDRLLLSPLEETVVRICCIRSFGHFVARLQGSILQFNPEVGIFVSIAQSEQESLLQQAQAQFRMAQEEARRNRLMRDMAQLRLQLEVSQLEGSLQQPKAQSAMSPYLVPDTQALCHHLPLIRQLATSGRFIVIIPRTVIDGLDLLKKEHPGARDGIRYLEAEFKKGNRVPKKKRRRRRGLGSLCREERESFPSPCWPAHPSLHLPLPGQEAAQSLLVWTVSPEALT
- the SMG5 gene encoding protein SMG5 isoform X3 is translated as MPFNQLGTLAGSKYYNVEAMYCYLRCIQSEVSFEGAYGNLKRLYDKAAKMYHQLKKCETRKLSPSKKRCKDIKRLLVNFMYLQSLLQPKSSSVDSELTSLCQSVLEDFNLCLFYLPSSPNLSLASEDEEEYESGYAFLPDLLIFQMVIICLMGVHSLKRAGSKQYSAAIAFTLALFSHLVNHVNIRLQAELEEGENPVPAFQSDGTDEPESKEPLEKEEEPGPEPPPAAPQVGEVRKSRKFSRLSCLRRRRHPPKAGDDSDLSEGFESDSSHDSARVSEGSDSGSDKSLEGGGTAFDAESDSEMNSQESRSDLEDMEDEEGTRSPALEPPRARSEAPESLNGPLGPSEASIASNLQAMSTQMFQTKRCFRLAPTFSNLLLQPTTEAPTLASHRPCVNGDVDKPSQPASEEGSESEGSESSGRSCRNERSIQEKLQVLMAEGLLPAVKVFLDWLRTNPDLIIVCAQSSQSLWNRLSVLLNLLPAAGELQESGLALCSEVQDLLEGCELPDLPSSLLLPEDMALRNLPPLRAAHRRFNFDTDRLLLSPLEETVVRICCIRSFGHFVARLQGSILQFNPEVGIFVSIAQSEQESLLQQAQAQFRMAQEEARRNRLMRDMAQLRLQLEVSQLEGSLQQPKAQSAMSPYLVPDTQALCHHLPLIRQLATSGRFIVIIPRTVIDGLDLLKKEHPGARDGIRYLEAEFKKGNRYIRCQKEVGKSFERHKLKRQDADAWTLYKILDSCKQLTLAQGAGEEDPSGMVTIVTGLPLDSPSTLSGPMQAALQAAAHASVDIKNVLDFYKQWKEIG